Proteins from a single region of Akkermansiaceae bacterium:
- a CDS encoding RNA-binding S4 domain-containing protein, with the protein MDSERADKWLWATRFFKTRSQAANICELEKIRRAGHLVKPATGLRPGDVIELPFPDGPGQRVIRVLGLIEKRVGAPLAQACYEELTDPSVVAANKQALQDRRDAGGRPTKKERRQIGRIRGFWE; encoded by the coding sequence ATGGATAGTGAGCGAGCGGACAAATGGCTGTGGGCCACCCGGTTTTTCAAGACCAGGTCACAAGCGGCGAACATCTGCGAACTGGAGAAGATCCGCCGTGCGGGGCACTTGGTGAAGCCGGCCACGGGTCTGCGCCCGGGCGATGTGATCGAGCTGCCCTTTCCCGATGGTCCCGGCCAGCGGGTGATCCGCGTGCTGGGCCTGATCGAGAAACGCGTCGGTGCGCCGTTGGCCCAGGCCTGCTACGAAGAATTGACGGATCCCTCCGTGGTGGCGGCGAACAAACAGGCCCTTCAGGACAGGCGCGATGCAGGCGGCCGCCCCACGAAAAAGGAGCGCCGTCAGATCGGGAGGATCCGCGGTTTCTGGGAATAA
- a CDS encoding ribonuclease H-like domain-containing protein has product MAGKNIVYFDLETQRSGNDVGGFANKNKMGVSVAVTYSTARGTYEIYPESEMDKLGEELVRADLVVGWNHIYFDYPVLQPYIFHTLAEQTINLDMMADLETKLGFRLKLDSVASASLGAGKSADGLDALKWWQEHKKTGNYEPLRKIAEYCAFDVKVTRLVHEYALQHGKLKYDDRSGGISEIAVDWA; this is encoded by the coding sequence GTGGCCGGAAAAAATATCGTCTATTTCGATCTCGAAACGCAGCGGAGCGGCAATGATGTCGGCGGCTTCGCCAACAAGAACAAGATGGGTGTCTCCGTGGCGGTCACCTACAGCACCGCCCGCGGGACCTACGAAATCTATCCTGAAAGCGAGATGGACAAGCTGGGGGAGGAACTCGTCCGCGCGGACCTGGTCGTCGGATGGAACCACATCTACTTCGACTACCCTGTTCTCCAACCCTACATTTTCCACACCCTGGCGGAGCAAACCATCAACCTGGACATGATGGCGGACCTGGAGACGAAGCTCGGCTTCCGCCTGAAGCTCGACTCCGTGGCCTCCGCATCACTCGGCGCGGGCAAGAGCGCAGATGGCCTCGACGCCCTGAAATGGTGGCAGGAACACAAAAAAACCGGCAACTATGAGCCACTGCGGAAAATCGCGGAATACTGCGCCTTCGATGTGAAAGTGACCCGCCTCGTCCACGAATACGCCCTGCAGCACGGGAAACTCAAGTATGATGACCGCAGCGGCGGGATCAGCGAGATCGCCGTGGACTGGGCCTGA
- a CDS encoding DNA-binding transcriptional regulator — translation MIDALNGYGHKILDGISRYAQQKPEWRMAFFDRENHELADLVKTWEGDAIICTAIDTRFSDAAKSRDIPVINVTGRVENSSLIDVIGDAEATGEMAAKFLLGRGFKNLAFVGNKNASLSAGRCRGFFTKAKEAGIEPSAFSGSAKDEGRLEAWLGGLSRPLGLAATGDREASMVIEACWRMGIRVPGEISVLGIGNYEQLCELSSPTLSSLEVDMERRGYEAAKLLNHIFSGGPVPEKPILIPPAHVVERQSTNVFAFEDEAVVSALQFIRENAFRTINVKDVVAATTISRRSLEGRFSKLTGRTLHEEIWQAHFDLATRLLASSDLSLQEIAERSGFRTASALVNLFRQRFGVTPKEYRIANRR, via the coding sequence ATGATTGATGCCCTAAATGGATATGGGCACAAGATCCTGGACGGCATCAGTCGCTACGCCCAACAGAAGCCGGAGTGGAGGATGGCGTTCTTTGACCGCGAGAACCACGAGCTCGCGGATCTGGTCAAAACCTGGGAAGGGGATGCGATCATCTGCACCGCCATTGACACCCGCTTCAGTGATGCTGCGAAGAGCCGTGACATTCCCGTCATCAATGTGACGGGACGGGTGGAGAACTCGAGTCTGATCGACGTGATCGGTGATGCGGAAGCGACCGGGGAGATGGCGGCGAAGTTCCTGCTGGGCCGCGGCTTCAAGAATCTCGCCTTTGTGGGAAACAAGAACGCCTCCCTTTCCGCAGGCCGCTGCAGAGGATTTTTCACAAAGGCGAAGGAGGCGGGCATCGAGCCGTCGGCCTTCTCCGGCTCCGCCAAGGATGAGGGCAGGCTGGAAGCATGGCTGGGAGGTCTTTCCAGACCATTGGGATTGGCGGCAACGGGGGATCGCGAGGCATCCATGGTGATCGAAGCCTGCTGGCGGATGGGAATCCGGGTACCGGGGGAGATCTCCGTGCTGGGGATCGGGAACTACGAACAGCTATGCGAGCTTTCTTCGCCCACACTTTCCAGCCTGGAGGTGGACATGGAGCGGCGCGGCTATGAAGCCGCCAAGCTGCTCAACCACATCTTCAGCGGTGGCCCGGTTCCGGAGAAGCCGATCCTGATCCCTCCCGCCCATGTGGTGGAGCGGCAATCGACGAATGTCTTCGCCTTCGAGGATGAGGCGGTGGTTTCCGCTCTCCAGTTCATCCGGGAGAATGCTTTCCGGACCATCAATGTGAAGGATGTGGTGGCGGCCACCACCATTTCCCGGCGTTCCCTGGAGGGCCGTTTCAGCAAGCTGACCGGGCGGACCTTGCACGAGGAAATCTGGCAGGCCCACTTTGATCTGGCGACGAGGCTGCTGGCGTCGTCCGACCTGTCGCTCCAGGAAATCGCCGAGCGTTCCGGATTCAGGACGGCCAGCGCGCTGGTGAATCTGTTCAGGCAGCGTTTCGGGGTGACTCCGAAGGAATACCGGATCGCCAACCGGAGGTGA
- a CDS encoding DUF475 domain-containing protein translates to MDWSHILGTDPAAGLMVILILILIEGVLSVDNAAVLATMVMRLPENQRGKALKYGIIGAYVFRGICLVLVGWLMSIWWLEPIGGIYLLYLCWKHFAHHESVEEEGAAHAAKEGNWLYRHTIARLGPFWATVVAVEVMDLAFSLDNVFAAVAFTKNKELYPPPSDMILVCIGVFIGILAMRFAAQGFVKLMHKYPFLEKCAYIVIGILGVKLVLSVPRHFFEKHTSVHGYLESHHPGFTHSFADPFHDFLASKYFDLGTSALTLLIFIVPVIAYRLKARPVES, encoded by the coding sequence ATGGACTGGTCCCACATTCTCGGAACCGACCCCGCCGCCGGGTTGATGGTCATCCTCATCCTGATCCTCATCGAAGGCGTGCTCTCCGTGGACAACGCCGCCGTGCTGGCGACCATGGTCATGCGGCTGCCGGAAAACCAGCGCGGCAAGGCCCTCAAATACGGCATCATCGGCGCCTATGTCTTCCGCGGCATCTGCCTCGTCCTCGTCGGCTGGCTCATGAGCATCTGGTGGCTGGAACCGATCGGCGGCATCTACCTGCTCTACCTCTGCTGGAAACATTTCGCGCATCATGAATCCGTGGAGGAAGAAGGTGCCGCGCACGCCGCCAAGGAGGGAAACTGGCTCTACCGCCACACCATCGCCCGGCTCGGTCCCTTCTGGGCCACCGTCGTCGCCGTCGAGGTGATGGACCTCGCGTTCTCCCTGGACAATGTCTTCGCCGCCGTCGCATTCACCAAGAACAAGGAACTTTATCCGCCGCCCTCGGACATGATCTTGGTCTGCATCGGCGTCTTCATCGGCATCCTCGCCATGCGTTTCGCCGCACAGGGCTTCGTGAAGCTGATGCACAAATATCCGTTCCTCGAAAAGTGCGCCTACATCGTCATCGGCATCCTCGGCGTGAAGCTGGTGCTGAGCGTTCCCCGCCACTTCTTCGAGAAGCACACCTCCGTCCACGGCTATCTGGAGTCCCACCATCCCGGCTTCACCCACTCCTTCGCCGACCCTTTCCACGATTTCCTGGCGAGCAAGTACTTCGATCTCGGGACGTCCGCGCTCACACTGCTCATCTTCATCGTCCCGGTCATCGCCTACCGGCTCAAAGCCCGGCCCGTTGAGTCATGA
- the yihA gene encoding ribosome biogenesis GTP-binding protein YihA/YsxC yields MKFKSVRFALSAKNAAACPEWEMPEIALIGRSNVGKSTLINLLTSKDDLAKVSATPGKTQLLNFFVIDEQWALVDLPGYGFAKVAKDQKIDFNEAVGDYLSGRENLMTVFVLIDSRLPPQRIDLDFLHWLSGCSVPFSLIFTKTDKQSAGKTKANIETFLQATDGFMPDRPGVFTSSTKDREGRMAILRYIRAKVEA; encoded by the coding sequence ATGAAGTTCAAATCCGTCAGATTCGCCCTCAGCGCGAAGAACGCCGCCGCCTGCCCGGAGTGGGAAATGCCTGAGATCGCACTCATCGGACGGTCGAACGTGGGCAAATCCACCCTCATCAACCTCCTCACCTCGAAAGACGATCTCGCGAAAGTCTCCGCAACCCCCGGCAAGACACAACTCCTCAACTTCTTCGTCATCGACGAGCAGTGGGCGCTGGTCGATCTGCCGGGCTACGGTTTCGCGAAGGTGGCCAAGGACCAGAAAATCGACTTCAACGAGGCTGTCGGCGACTATCTCTCCGGACGGGAAAACCTGATGACCGTCTTCGTCCTCATCGATTCCCGCCTGCCCCCCCAGCGGATCGACCTGGATTTCCTGCACTGGCTGAGCGGCTGCAGCGTCCCCTTCTCCCTGATCTTCACCAAGACGGACAAACAGTCCGCCGGCAAGACCAAGGCCAACATCGAAACCTTCCTCCAGGCGACGGACGGTTTCATGCCCGACCGGCCCGGTGTCTTCACCAGCTCCACCAAGGACCGGGAAGGCCGGATGGCCATCCTCCGCTACATCCGCGCCAAAGTGGAGGCTTGA
- a CDS encoding biopolymer transporter ExbD: MKSRTRHHHLKEENQPGFQIAPMIDVVFVILLFFMVAAGNARLENAHRITLPSYPGPQTPVQLPDEIRITVDADGQVYLNDDPVSTPETKDLAELAAGMAGLKQAGDSMGSRLMVTIQADEGVKYERVVDVLDVLIRTGVQNVTFGAGSSD; encoded by the coding sequence ATGAAATCCAGAACCCGCCATCATCACCTGAAGGAAGAGAACCAGCCCGGTTTCCAGATCGCTCCCATGATCGATGTGGTGTTCGTGATCCTCCTGTTCTTCATGGTGGCGGCGGGCAACGCGCGGCTGGAGAACGCGCACCGGATCACGCTTCCCTCTTATCCCGGCCCGCAGACTCCCGTGCAGTTGCCTGATGAGATCCGGATCACCGTGGATGCGGATGGGCAGGTGTATTTGAATGATGATCCTGTCAGCACCCCGGAAACGAAGGATCTGGCGGAATTGGCGGCCGGGATGGCCGGGCTGAAACAGGCCGGTGATTCCATGGGGTCCAGGCTGATGGTCACCATCCAGGCGGATGAGGGCGTGAAGTACGAACGGGTGGTCGATGTGCTGGATGTGCTCATCCGAACCGGGGTCCAGAATGTGACCTTCGGAGCCGGATCATCCGATTGA
- a CDS encoding biopolymer transporter ExbD produces the protein MIDVVFVILLFFMVAAGQQQKENAHNTKLPGTEPPEGGSVMPDEVTIMIEDDGQVYLNDDPLDSPEAKDLRELAGSLVQLKQASDNAGSKILVTVYANELAKYERVVDVLDALTRASIVDVTFQAGSPE, from the coding sequence ATGATCGACGTTGTGTTCGTGATCCTTCTGTTCTTCATGGTTGCTGCCGGTCAGCAACAGAAGGAGAACGCGCACAACACGAAACTGCCGGGAACCGAACCTCCCGAGGGTGGATCGGTCATGCCGGATGAGGTCACGATCATGATCGAGGACGACGGGCAGGTTTATCTGAACGATGATCCGCTCGACAGCCCGGAAGCGAAGGATCTGAGGGAACTCGCCGGAAGTCTGGTCCAGCTCAAGCAGGCCAGCGACAATGCCGGATCAAAGATCCTGGTGACCGTCTATGCCAATGAACTCGCCAAGTATGAGCGGGTGGTCGATGTGCTGGACGCCCTCACCCGTGCCAGCATCGTTGATGTGACCTTCCAGGCCGGATCTCCCGAATAA
- a CDS encoding biopolymer transporter ExbD: MIDVLLVLLVFFVAITSAEVLKVDKGLTLPVSPSAKERDPENSKSEMAINVRWDQGTNKGVLVVDDKVYDNWEELIPYLENRAEFIKTTRNTSLRVVVRADKGLPAGEVQRIMNVIGMAGIADIAFSASNR, from the coding sequence ATGATCGACGTGCTTCTGGTGCTCCTGGTGTTCTTCGTCGCGATCACTTCGGCAGAGGTGCTGAAGGTCGACAAAGGGCTCACGCTGCCGGTTTCACCCAGCGCCAAGGAACGGGATCCCGAAAACTCGAAGAGCGAGATGGCGATCAACGTCCGTTGGGACCAAGGCACGAACAAGGGTGTCCTTGTTGTTGATGACAAGGTGTATGACAACTGGGAGGAACTCATTCCTTACCTGGAAAATCGGGCCGAGTTCATCAAGACGACCCGCAACACCTCTCTTCGTGTCGTGGTCCGCGCAGACAAAGGCCTGCCTGCGGGTGAGGTCCAGCGCATCATGAACGTCATTGGTATGGCTGGTATCGCCGATATCGCCTTCTCCGCATCCAACCGCTGA
- a CDS encoding MotA/TolQ/ExbB proton channel family protein: protein MKSTLSKAVCAALFLLPTIASAAAPAEGQKQTLMDVYKEGGWVMHILLFCSIAIFWLVVDIWMRTNRKRMTPPTDVAAARQAFLAGDYVGAYQAMKAGFSPFCEVVRSALGSVGHGKDATEESIYVTVEKVNSTLQTRINYLSVIGVCAPMIGLLGTTLGMKGAFGALGTSGADVSQLSGHIGHVLVATATGLLVAIPAFIAFYFLRNKLQGAVHNLQDESERLFRNAPYEYLQSADVGQEETFAALPNWIESPEG from the coding sequence ATGAAATCGACCCTCAGCAAGGCGGTGTGTGCCGCACTCTTCCTCCTTCCGACCATCGCCTCGGCCGCAGCTCCGGCCGAAGGCCAGAAGCAAACCCTCATGGATGTGTATAAGGAGGGCGGATGGGTGATGCACATCCTTCTCTTCTGCTCCATCGCGATCTTCTGGCTTGTCGTCGATATCTGGATGCGCACCAACCGCAAGCGCATGACCCCGCCGACGGATGTGGCCGCGGCGCGCCAGGCATTCCTCGCAGGTGACTATGTTGGTGCCTACCAAGCCATGAAGGCGGGTTTCAGCCCGTTCTGCGAAGTGGTCCGGTCGGCTCTCGGTTCCGTCGGCCACGGCAAGGATGCCACGGAAGAAAGCATCTACGTCACGGTTGAGAAGGTGAACTCCACCCTCCAGACCCGGATCAACTACCTTTCCGTTATCGGTGTTTGCGCCCCGATGATCGGTCTGCTCGGAACCACCCTGGGTATGAAAGGCGCCTTCGGTGCCCTTGGTACCTCCGGTGCGGACGTCAGCCAGCTCTCCGGTCACATCGGTCACGTTCTCGTGGCGACCGCGACCGGTCTTCTGGTCGCCATCCCGGCGTTCATCGCTTTCTACTTCCTGCGCAACAAGCTGCAGGGAGCCGTCCACAACCTTCAGGACGAGTCGGAGCGCCTGTTCCGCAACGCTCCGTATGAGTATCTCCAGAGCGCCGACGTCGGCCAGGAAGAAACCTTCGCGGCCCTGCCGAACTGGATCGAGTCCCCGGAGGGCTGA